CTAGCTTATCATCTTTGAATTCATTTtcaattatatttatatatatatatatatatatttatttatttatatatctatatatttaattttatatttatcttatttttttttttaaaaaaaaaaaatgtgaaaaattacattttataatgtattaaaattaataaaaagaataaaacTGAAActgtataaaaataataaaaattaatataaatataatataatgtattatttgtataagGATTAAGTCATTTAGATAATTTTAAACggttattttatatatttaattgtatatatatttatatgatgGAATTGTAGAAATTTGGtgttaatttatatttatacaaaaaaaaaaaaaaaaaattatttttgtaaaaatttGCTTTAAAGATGTTAATagaaataacaaaaaattaaataaaaatataaacataaatacatatatatatatatatatatatatatatatatattggtaaaatatagaaatatattaatgtaataaataatgtatatatagtatattaaaaaaagtatttatatatatatatatatatatatatataacattatttttaatatttttaattttatatacattaagataaaacatattttccctttaaaaaatgttctTCTGAATAAAAGGCAGCACATACCACCcttttttcaaataatcGCCcattaaacatatattgAGCTTTTCTTGCAGTTGCTTCATCAGCATAATGTAAGAATATTTTTCCAACGCCTTCTGTATACGATAAATCTTTATTTGGTTTGGGTATAACTATATTTTGTAATGTACCATATTTTTCAGCTTCTTCTTTTACctcttttaatatttcttcatattGACTATCAACAATTAAATCTTCTTGAAATACTGCATTAGTTAATTGTACTACCTTGGATGATTTTTCACCAATTTTTCTTGATGCTTGAACTTGTAATCCTATAATTGAATTACTTAAAATTTTTTGCGATATGGATGATGGTAAAAGAGTTACTGGTACATCACTATTATTAGGTAATGCTATAAAATTTGGATTTTgattattcatattattattagtagTAATAGTAGTTGGTTGTTTGTTGAATGTAGCTTTTTTgacatttaatatattttgtcCACATACAAAACCATTTAAAGCATGAATAGCTAGTTGTGTACACGAACTATCTTCATATTCAAAAAAACCATATCCTTTATTTAGGCCTGTATTTAAAtctttaataatattgaaagCCTTCAAATTTCCAAATTGTTCCAATAAatcttttatttgttcatCCTTTAAATCATGTGGtaaattttgtatataCAATCTATTCTCTTCATCACTACTAGTTTTGACGTTTACTGGTTTACTAGGTcttaatttttcaaaaacATCCATATTAATATCTGTGAATACAGTAGTAAATGCAGGATCTCCTTCAGGTGGAGGTATATAATCATGTGGTCTTCCTATTCTTAAACAATAATTATTGTAAGGTATAGAATCAAGTTTTAGACATAACCAAGTAATTTGCACTGTTCTAAATTCTAGGAAACAAAATCTTGAATCActattaaatatttcacATTTGATAACTGGCATTAATTGCACATCACCTATTTTAACATCTAAACTTGAATCTTTTATAACAGCTAAAAtagaattattaaaaaaatctACAACATCTTCTTGTTTAGAATTTGGTGGAATATTACCAATGTATAATTTCCTTTGTTTTTTATCCGTATCTTGTTCATATGGATTTCTACTTAAATctgttattttattattttgagCTATTAAATTTCCTGTTACGGTTAATGAGGATTTTTGAAATATACCGCTTACACtgttatttaataaattattatttaatgaaGATTCATCTACTGTATCCCATttgcttttttttctctttttttgtatagaattattatcatcttttCTTGTATCATTTGAACTAGAAGATTTTCTATTTCTTCTTCTATGTGTACTATCAGAAGAACTTGAATAAGAATctttatctatattatgTCTTgacttttttctttttgttctttttttattttttgaataatgTTCTTCATCACTGCTTATACTTCTACTATGATGTGAGAATTTATTTCTATCTCTACTATCTTTGTATCTACTCCTTCTACGATCTAAACCCCATCTATCTCTGCTTCGGTCTCTCCACCTGTCTCTGCTTCTTTGTCTACTTCTTTCTTTGCTTCTGTCTTTACTTCTTTGTCTACCTTTTTCTTTGCTTCTATCTCTCCATTTATCcttacttttttttctatattcAATACTTCTTTCCCTGCTTTTTGTTCTTCTTTTCCCTTGTTTATTTTCTTCACTGTTTGAATGCACTTCTattgtttttcttttatttaaatatcTATCTTTGCTTCTATTTCTGTTTCTGCTTCTACTTCTACTTGTACTATTTCTATTTCCAGTTTTGTTTTTCACACTATGTgcatctttttttttttccaggctttcatatcttttaattttttcatctaCATTTTTTCCAAATTTTTCCTTTATCTTTTCAATAGAATTTTTAACTTCCTTAATGTCTATTTGTTTACTTTGCTTATCCTCATTTTCCTTCTCGTTTTCCTCTTTATCATGACAATGATTCATTTTCTTATCATTGTGAATTCTTTCTTCATTACATTCTAGatctttttcatatttttctttttttatattattactgGAGATAAGctcatttttatgattatcattttcttttatattcGTATCATCATCTACAATAACTTCTTTGGTATcatcttttaatatttctttttgttcttcaatttctttattacttgtttttttttttttatttaaatctAAATTATATTGATCTGTTTTATCAGTTTCATtagtatttttttttttaatacttAACATACCATTACTAGTTCCtgtactttttttttcggaatcttcattttgtgtatcacttttttttacattttttttatcattttcttctataTTACTTACATCAGATTTGCAATTACTATTTTTAAGTGAAGTAAGCTTTTTCCACATATTTGTTgggtttttttttttttttttttttttttttttttttatttaatttttataattatttttttttttttattttttttatatttaattttttatNNNNNNNNNNNNNNNNNNNNNNNNNNNNNNNNNNNNNNNNNNNNNNNNNNNNNNNNNNNNNNNNNNNNNNNNNNNNNNNNNNNNNNNNNNNNNNNNNNNNNNNNNNNNNNNNNNNNNNNNNNNNNNNNNNNNNNNNNNNNNNNNNNNNNNNNNNNNNNNNNNNNNNNNNNNNNNNNNNNNNNNNNNNNNNNNNNNNNNNNNNNNNNNNNNNNNNNNNNNNNNNNNNNNNNNNNNNNNNNNNNNNNNNNNNNNNNNNNNNNNNNNNNNNNNNNNNNNNNNNNNNNNNNNNNNNNNNNNNNNNNNNNNNNNNNNNNNNNNNNNNNNNNNNNNNNNNNNNNNNNNNNNNNNNNNNNNNNNNNNNNNNNNNNNNNNNNNNNNNNNNNNNNNNNNNNNNNNNNNNttttttttttttttttttttttttttttttttttttttttttttttttttttttttttttttttttttttttttttttttttttctatataatttgtgtcagtatatttatatctatatgtattataaattatattattgatagataaataaataaatgtatataatattatattatatattttgacTTGTAATAATTAGTACACTATttgaaattattttttattttctactatttttatagaaaatatacTCGTGAATTATTAAGGTCACATTATTGttgaaaagaaaaaaaaaaaaaaaaaaaaattcaatatatataaatataaatatatatatatattatatatatatgtgagattataaagaaattaaaaatatataaaaaagatatattattattattatatttatttttttacaattatagaaaaaatggaaaaaaagaaaaatattttaaatatattataaaaggatttgataatatatttctttatattatatatgaataattttattttcttattttttctgatagtaataaaagattgtttatatatgtatatatatatataataataataataatatgtaaatatataatttagATATACTTTAAcgaatatattatatatatatatatatatatatatatatatatatatatatatacatatgatataaaatttatgataaaaacaataaatgCAATATTATACctttgtattatattatataataaaatttaatttattatgtaatatatgGAAAATTAAAGTACTAAAGAATAAATAGAAACTAATATTTTGAGGTAATTatcaaatttttttctgtCATAATGTATAAAcatgtattatattataatatataaaataatatgatttaatataatgtcatattatttaacttaatctttttttttttttttttttcttttgtattccataagaaataataa
This is a stretch of genomic DNA from Plasmodium reichenowi strain SY57 chromosome 14, whole genome shotgun sequence. It encodes these proteins:
- a CDS encoding splicing factor U2AF large subunit, putative is translated as MWKKLTSLKNSNCKSDVSNIEENDKKNVKKSDTQNEDSEKKSTGTSNGMLSIKKKNTNETDKTDQYNLDLNKKKKTSNKEIEEQKEILKDDTKEVIVDDDTNIKENDNHKNELISSNNIKKEKYEKDLECNEERIHNDKKMNHCHDKEENEKENEDKQSKQIDIKEVKNSIEKIKEKFGKNVDEKIKRYESLEKKKDAHSVKNKTGNRNSTSRSRSRNRNRSKDRYLNKRKTIEVHSNSEENKQGKRRTKSRERSIEYRKKSKDKWRDRSKEKGRQRSKDRSKERSRQRSRDRWRDRSRDRWGLDRRRSRYKDSRDRNKFSHHSRSISSDEEHYSKNKKRTKRKKSRHNIDKDSYSSSSDSTHRRRNRKSSSSNDTRKDDNNSIQKKRKKSKWDTVDESSLNNNLLNNSVSGIFQKSSLTVTGNLIAQNNKITDLSRNPYEQDTDKKQRKLYIGNIPPNSKQEDVVDFFNNSILAVIKDSSLDVKIGDVQLMPVIKCEIFNSDSRFCFLEFRTVQITWLCLKLDSIPYNNYCLRIGRPHDYIPPPEGDPAFTTVFTDINMDVFEKLRPSKPVNVKTSSDEENRLYIQNLPHDLKDEQIKDLLEQFGNLKAFNIIKDLNTGLNKGYGFFEYEDSSCTQLAIHALNGFVCGQNILNVKKATFNKQPTTITTNNNMNNQNPNFIALPNNSDVPVTLLPSSISQKILSNSIIGLQVQASRKIGEKSSKVVQLTNAVFQEDLIVDSQYEEILKEVKEEAEKYGTLQNIVIPKPNKDLSYTEGVGKIFLHYADEATARKAQYMFNGRLFEKRVVCAAFYSEEHFLKGKYVLS